From a single Nicotiana tomentosiformis chromosome 2, ASM39032v3, whole genome shotgun sequence genomic region:
- the LOC104084602 gene encoding vegetative cell wall protein gp1, translating into MMKSRISWVWIVLLFLGVTFHNLSTSQARTTRHRHHLTAVVEGTVFCDTCFQQQFSGASHFISGATVAVECAESVKRSSFYKEVKTNEHGKFSVDLPISVSKHVNKIKGCSVKLIKSSEPYCAVASTATSSSLHLKSRKQGTHIFSAGFFTFKPLNQPDLCSQKPSIQSSKKKLTDPQKSAISNPNDPTFYPPIQDPPAPSTLLPPLPRLPPLPLLPPLPNLPGLGLPIPPVSKDSNKHYSQSEAAAQPRFFNPIGGGLPLPPNPLLPPPSILPPNPFLPPPSIIPPIIPSPPPSIFPPLFPSPPPSIIPPIIPSPPSPPHSLFPPLIPPLIPGLTPSPPPPPPSLFPPVIPPLFPPLIPGLTPSPPPPRSLFPPFPFQPTPGFPGVPPAATTSSQQKKNTSP; encoded by the exons ATGATGAAAAGCAGAATATCTTGGGTTTGGATTGTACTTCTATTTCTTGGTGTCACATTCCATAACCTTTCGACTTCACAAGCAAGAACTACTAGGCATAGGCATCACCTAACTGCAGTAGTTGAGGGAACTGTTTTCTGTGATACTTGCTTCCAGCAGCAATTCTCGGGGGCTAGTCACTTCATttcag GTGCCACTGTTGCAGTAGAATGTGCAGAGTCGGTCAAAAGATCAAGTTTTTACAAAGAAGTGAAAACAAATGAGCATGGAAAATTCAGTGTAGACCTACCTATCTCTGTAAGCAAACATGTCAACAAAATCAAGGGATGTTCTGTGAAGCTGATTAAGAGCAGCGAGCCGTATTGCGCTGTGGCGTCGACAGCAACTTCATCTTCTCTTCATCTCAAGTCAAGAAAACAAGGGACTCACATCTTCTCTGCTGGTTTCTTCACATTCAAACCTCTCAACCAACCAGATCTTTGTAGCCAAAAGCCAAGCATCCAAAGTTCCAAAAAGAAATTAACAGATCCTCAAAAGTCTGCAATTTCAAATCCTAATGATCCTACATTTTACCCACCAATTCAAGATCCACCAGCGCCAAGTACTTTACTTCCACCTCTTCCTAGGCTACCTCCTTTACCACTACTACCTCCTTTGCCAAATCTTCCAGGATTAGGACTTCCAATACCACCAGTTTCTAAAGATTCTAACAAACACTACTCTCAATCTGAAGCCGCAGCTCAGCCAAGATTTTTCAATCCAATAGGAGGAGGACTTCCTTtgcctccaaatccacttcttcCACCACCTTCAATTCTACCTCCTAACCCATTTTTACCTCCACCTTCTATTATTCCTCCAATTATCCCCTCCCCTCCTCCTTCAATATTTCCTCCCTTATTCCCTTCTCCTCCACCTTCAATAATTCCTCCAATTATCCCTTCACCTCCAAGCCCTCCACATTCACTATTTCCTCCACTTATCCCACCACTCATACCTGGTTTAACTCCGTCTCCACCACCACCGCCACCTTCACTTTTCCCACCTGTGATCCCTCCACTCTTCCCACCATTGATACCTGGTTTAACGCCGTCTCCACCACCGCCCCGCTCACTCTTCCCTCCTTTTCCATTCCAACCCACACCTGGCTTTCCCGGAGTTCCTCCAGCTGCCACCACTTCATCTCAGCAGAAGAAGAACACCTCTCCTTAG